GACACAAGCAATAAACCGATAAATAAAAACGTGCGTTGTGATTCCATAACAGCTCTTATTTCTCGTGTTGGTGTTTAACTTTGTTGGACTTCTCAGGTACGGGGTCATCCCCACCTGCGCTTAAAGGGTGACATTTTAATATGCGTTTGAGCGCTAACCAACTCCCTTTTATCGATCCATGACAATTAATTGCCTGAATTGCATA
The Pseudoalteromonas phenolica genome window above contains:
- the yidD gene encoding membrane protein insertion efficiency factor YidD; amino-acid sequence: MAQAKKKLTLAWLLSLPKLALIVLIKGYQNFISPLLGPHCRFNPTCSSYAIQAINCHGSIKGSWLALKRILKCHPLSAGGDDPVPEKSNKVKHQHEK